The Novosphingobium terrae genome has a window encoding:
- a CDS encoding methyltransferase family protein: MKNINPLQGPRLGKVLDRAEQVVILLLWVALLERVIRSANPYAPLLLLSETAVLIFALIRRPTEAITRKPGDWLLAITATAAPLMVLPGHTLFPQIVGLGVMLVLLGNVGQAAAKLALRRSFGIAPANRGVKVSGPYALVRHPMYAGYLLVHIGNLMLFFSWLNVAIYAVGWSAQILRLQAEEKLLSQDDAYRAYCEKVRWRLIPGIF; this comes from the coding sequence TTGAAGAATATCAATCCTTTGCAAGGCCCCAGGCTGGGCAAGGTGCTGGATCGTGCCGAGCAGGTGGTGATCCTTCTGCTGTGGGTCGCCCTGCTGGAACGGGTGATTCGCTCGGCCAACCCTTACGCGCCGCTGCTGCTGCTGTCGGAAACGGCGGTGCTGATCTTCGCACTGATTCGCCGCCCGACCGAAGCCATCACCCGCAAGCCGGGCGACTGGCTGCTGGCCATCACCGCTACAGCGGCGCCGCTGATGGTGCTGCCGGGCCATACGCTGTTTCCGCAGATCGTCGGCCTGGGGGTGATGCTGGTGCTGCTGGGCAATGTCGGCCAGGCCGCTGCCAAGCTGGCCCTGCGCCGCAGCTTCGGCATTGCGCCCGCCAATCGCGGGGTGAAGGTGTCCGGCCCTTATGCGCTGGTGCGCCATCCGATGTATGCGGGCTATCTGCTGGTGCATATCGGCAATCTGATGCTGTTCTTCTCATGGCTGAATGTGGCGATCTATGCCGTCGGCTGGAGCGCCCAGATCCTGCGCCTGCAGGCCGAGGAAAAACTGCTTTCGCAGGATGACGCCTATCGCGCCTATTGCGAGAAGGTGCGCTGGCGCTTGATCCCCGGCATCTTCTGA
- the rplL gene encoding 50S ribosomal protein L7/L12: MADIAKLVEELSALTVMEAADLAKALEEAWGVSAAAAVAVAAPAAGGEAAAAAEEKTEFDVILTGDGGKKIQVIKEVRAITNLGLTEAKALVEGAPKAVKEGVSKAEAEDIKKKIEEAGGTVEIK, translated from the coding sequence ATGGCTGATATCGCCAAGCTCGTTGAAGAACTGTCGGCTCTGACCGTCATGGAAGCCGCTGACCTCGCCAAGGCCCTCGAAGAGGCTTGGGGCGTTTCGGCTGCTGCCGCTGTTGCCGTTGCCGCTCCCGCCGCTGGTGGCGAAGCTGCTGCCGCCGCTGAAGAGAAGACCGAGTTCGACGTGATCCTCACCGGCGACGGTGGCAAGAAGATCCAGGTCATCAAGGAAGTGCGCGCCATCACCAACCTGGGTCTGACCGAAGCCAAGGCTCTGGTCGAGGGCGCCCCCAAGGCCGTCAAGGAAGGCGTGTCGAAGGCTGAAGCCGAAGACATCAAGAAGAAGATCGAGGAAGCCGGCGGCACCGTCGAGATCAAGTAA
- a CDS encoding YkgJ family cysteine cluster protein, which produces MAGTAEVGEVRRFACTSCGKCCDKGPEMELGEAAALADSFILSVLFKVHSLPIDDRSDYAARWWQDHQSRIPLRPALEEQRRHLSHFASRKQGERARGRQLFLTISAMVQDDGQRHCPALQDGLCGIYAARPLTCRTVPMHYSRAPSTLRAYLDGFTATPGYRCDTSGDAPVVLDGNRIIDPAVGQIRQDAIGRARADRVWKDHLLAAMDDEGQARLAELPTYAAVLANTDAGYATLLPMIVAWRVAERHGLIAREDLETLCRSQIGLIKAAIARNPAADRLRELVDLLAVYQFEVSRDRSAGRLSSPL; this is translated from the coding sequence ATGGCTGGAACGGCAGAGGTGGGCGAGGTTCGGCGGTTTGCCTGCACATCCTGTGGCAAATGCTGCGACAAGGGGCCGGAGATGGAGCTGGGCGAAGCGGCGGCGCTGGCCGACAGCTTTATCCTTTCCGTGCTGTTCAAGGTCCACAGCCTGCCGATCGACGACCGGTCGGATTATGCCGCGCGCTGGTGGCAGGATCACCAAAGCCGCATCCCCCTGCGCCCGGCGCTGGAGGAGCAGAGACGCCATCTAAGCCATTTCGCCAGCCGCAAGCAGGGCGAAAGGGCGCGTGGGCGTCAGCTTTTCCTGACGATCTCCGCCATGGTGCAGGATGATGGGCAGCGGCATTGCCCGGCGCTGCAGGACGGGCTTTGCGGCATCTATGCGGCCAGACCGCTGACCTGCCGCACCGTGCCGATGCATTATTCGCGCGCGCCCTCGACCTTGCGGGCCTATCTGGACGGCTTCACCGCGACGCCGGGATATCGGTGCGACACCTCGGGGGACGCTCCGGTCGTTCTGGACGGGAATCGGATCATCGACCCGGCGGTTGGCCAGATCAGGCAAGACGCCATCGGGCGCGCCAGGGCGGATCGCGTCTGGAAGGATCACCTGCTCGCCGCGATGGATGATGAAGGGCAGGCGAGGCTGGCTGAACTGCCGACCTATGCGGCGGTTCTGGCCAACACGGATGCCGGCTATGCCACGCTTCTGCCGATGATCGTCGCATGGCGGGTGGCCGAACGCCATGGCCTGATCGCGCGCGAGGATCTGGAGACACTCTGCCGCAGCCAGATCGGGCTGATCAAAGCGGCCATCGCCAGAAATCCGGCCGCCGACAGGTTGCGGGAGCTGGTCGACCTTCTGGCCGTCTATCAGTTTGAAGTGTCGAGAGACCGCTCCGCAGGCCGCCTGTCCTCGCCACTCTAG
- the rplJ gene encoding 50S ribosomal protein L10: MDRSQKADSVAALNAVFNEVGVVVVTRNLGLTVAQSTVLRGKMRDAGATYKVAKNRLAKIAALETPCAGIGDFLTGPTALSWSIDPVAAAKVVVDFAKTTDKIEIVGGVIGGVVLDVNGVKALATMPSLDELRAKLIGLVQAPATKLAQLSTAPAAKLARVFAAYADKAA, translated from the coding sequence ATGGATCGTTCGCAGAAAGCCGATTCGGTTGCCGCTCTCAACGCGGTCTTCAACGAGGTCGGCGTGGTGGTTGTCACCCGCAACCTCGGCCTCACCGTGGCCCAGTCCACGGTGCTGCGCGGGAAGATGCGCGATGCGGGCGCGACCTACAAGGTTGCGAAGAACCGTCTTGCCAAGATCGCCGCTCTGGAAACGCCGTGCGCTGGCATTGGTGATTTCCTGACGGGTCCGACCGCGCTGTCGTGGTCGATTGATCCGGTCGCCGCCGCCAAGGTGGTGGTCGATTTCGCCAAGACGACCGACAAGATCGAGATCGTCGGCGGCGTGATCGGCGGCGTGGTGCTGGACGTCAACGGGGTCAAGGCGCTTGCCACGATGCCCTCGCTCGACGAACTGCGCGCCAAGCTCATCGGCCTCGTTCAGGCGCCCGCGACCAAGCTGGCTCAGCTCTCGACCGCTCCGGCGGCCAAGCTGGCCCGCGTGTTCGCCGCCTATGCGGACAAGGCTGCCTGA
- a CDS encoding DUF4350 domain-containing protein has protein sequence MNPRAFSPRAVALLVLLGVGLFAALLWQVGGGLAASRTDNGGAHAGGTGLNGFAGLNRLLQGEGYAVTLGRSEGDWHTPGVLVLTPEAYADGEKLSKAVNEHRRVGPVVVIAPKWQTMPVDTRQPGQRQGWVRVNGSELPHWKGFLDDIAVDTRGFGHGARRVATSLDVPAPVLPDAMTVEVGQGERLMPFADAQGHVLAARYDETLPLSSDDENEGEEKQAHPLFLVFEPDLLDNYGLSHADNAIWAADFFRRIGEPQGRVTFDVTFNGLGRQANLLTLAFMPPYLAATLVLGLAVVAAMWRGLLRFGPTLDEGRAIALGKASLLGNAAALIRRARRFHVLGAPYADASRARLARALSLPRQMKPEAVDAAIDRALAARRASGLAVPDQTFTSAAAQLARAQGEGEILALARTLHAIERIVIA, from the coding sequence ATGAACCCGCGCGCTTTCTCCCCCCGCGCCGTGGCGCTGCTGGTGCTGCTGGGCGTCGGCCTGTTTGCCGCGCTGCTGTGGCAGGTGGGTGGCGGGCTGGCCGCCTCGCGCACGGACAATGGCGGCGCGCATGCGGGCGGCACGGGGCTCAACGGCTTTGCCGGGCTCAACCGCCTGCTTCAGGGTGAGGGCTATGCCGTCACGCTGGGCCGCAGCGAGGGTGACTGGCACACGCCGGGCGTGCTGGTGCTGACCCCCGAAGCCTATGCCGATGGCGAAAAGCTGAGCAAGGCGGTGAACGAACATCGCCGCGTTGGCCCGGTGGTGGTGATCGCGCCCAAATGGCAGACCATGCCGGTGGACACGCGCCAGCCCGGCCAGCGTCAGGGCTGGGTACGGGTGAACGGCAGTGAACTGCCGCATTGGAAGGGCTTTCTCGACGATATCGCGGTGGACACGCGTGGCTTCGGCCATGGCGCGCGCCGCGTGGCGACCTCGCTGGATGTCCCCGCCCCGGTGCTGCCCGATGCGATGACCGTGGAAGTGGGCCAAGGTGAGCGGCTGATGCCCTTTGCCGATGCGCAGGGCCATGTGCTGGCCGCCCGCTATGACGAAACCCTCCCGCTCAGCAGTGATGATGAGAATGAGGGTGAGGAGAAGCAGGCCCATCCGCTGTTTCTGGTCTTCGAACCCGATCTGCTGGACAATTACGGCCTGTCACATGCCGACAATGCCATCTGGGCCGCCGATTTCTTCCGCCGCATCGGGGAGCCTCAGGGCCGCGTCACCTTCGACGTTACCTTCAACGGTCTGGGCCGTCAGGCCAATCTGCTGACTCTGGCCTTTATGCCGCCCTATCTGGCCGCCACGCTGGTGCTGGGTCTGGCGGTGGTGGCGGCGATGTGGCGCGGGCTGCTGCGCTTTGGCCCCACGCTGGATGAAGGCCGGGCCATCGCTTTGGGCAAGGCCAGCCTGCTGGGCAATGCGGCGGCGCTGATACGCCGGGCGCGGCGCTTCCATGTGCTGGGCGCGCCCTATGCCGATGCCTCGCGCGCGCGGCTGGCCCGGGCGCTCTCCCTGCCGCGTCAGATGAAGCCGGAGGCGGTGGATGCCGCCATTGACCGCGCGCTGGCCGCCCGCCGCGCCTCGGGCCTTGCTGTGCCCGACCAGACTTTCACCTCAGCCGCCGCGCAATTGGCGCGTGCGCAGGGCGAGGGCGAGATTCTCGCTCTGGCCCGCACCCTGCATGCCATCGAGAGGATTGTGATCGCATGA
- a CDS encoding c-type cytochrome: protein MSGRFNTIAGWVLGAGIVALGLTSLSRHHFEADKNERPATMGYPIAGVAAEGGAAAAVPIETLLAKADPNAGQQVFQKCAACHTITQGGPNGVGPNLYGVVGDEIAKGRGGFAFSSSLAGKGGKWDFKSLDTWLTNPRGFADGTKMTFAGLDSPEDRANVIVYLNKQGSNVPLPAAPAAGAAPAGDAKAGEAKAGDAKGEAKAGDAASGAASGG, encoded by the coding sequence ATGAGCGGTCGTTTCAATACCATTGCGGGTTGGGTTCTGGGTGCGGGCATCGTGGCCCTTGGGCTGACCAGCCTGTCGCGGCATCATTTCGAAGCCGACAAGAATGAGCGACCGGCCACCATGGGCTACCCCATCGCCGGCGTGGCCGCCGAGGGTGGGGCAGCAGCAGCCGTGCCGATCGAAACGCTGCTGGCCAAGGCCGATCCCAATGCGGGGCAGCAGGTGTTCCAGAAATGCGCGGCCTGCCATACGATCACGCAGGGCGGCCCCAATGGCGTCGGCCCCAACCTTTACGGCGTGGTGGGCGACGAGATCGCCAAGGGGCGCGGCGGTTTCGCTTTCTCCTCCTCGCTGGCGGGCAAGGGCGGCAAGTGGGACTTCAAGAGCCTCGACACCTGGCTGACCAACCCGCGCGGCTTTGCCGATGGCACGAAGATGACCTTCGCGGGCCTCGATTCGCCTGAGGATCGCGCCAATGTGATCGTCTATCTGAACAAGCAGGGCTCGAATGTGCCGCTGCCCGCCGCGCCTGCGGCTGGAGCAGCCCCTGCGGGCGATGCCAAGGCTGGTGAGGCCAAGGCCGGAGACGCCAAGGGCGAGGCCAAGGCGGGCGATGCCGCCAGCGGCGCCGCTTCGGGCGGGTAA
- a CDS encoding prephenate dehydratase, whose translation MHSYPAPALIQVKTLTEVAESDPRRAMAFQGAPGCNSHRAALDFDPTCAPLPCFSFEDALDAVKEGRADRAIIPIENSQHGRVADMHFLLPESGLSIVGEHFIGIHPSLMALPGAKGPFTAAWSHPQALGQSRHYLRQRGITPMSYADTAGAAAYVKEMNDPEAAAIAPPLAAELYGLDIIENNVEDAPDNTTRFVVLARAPLDPASLKGQVAMTTMIFEVRNIPAALYKALGGFATNGVNMTKLESYQKGASFSATMFYADIVGAPGETGVDHALEELAFHCKELRILGTYAQARERG comes from the coding sequence ATGCACTCTTATCCCGCGCCCGCTCTGATCCAGGTCAAAACGCTGACCGAAGTTGCCGAATCCGATCCCCGCCGTGCCATGGCTTTTCAGGGCGCGCCGGGCTGCAATTCGCATCGCGCGGCGCTGGATTTTGATCCGACATGCGCGCCTCTGCCCTGTTTCAGCTTCGAGGATGCGCTCGATGCGGTGAAGGAAGGCCGTGCCGATCGCGCGATCATCCCCATCGAAAACAGCCAGCATGGCCGCGTGGCTGATATGCATTTTCTACTGCCTGAAAGCGGCCTTTCGATCGTGGGCGAGCATTTCATCGGCATCCACCCCAGCCTGATGGCGCTGCCCGGCGCGAAAGGGCCGTTCACGGCGGCCTGGTCGCATCCTCAGGCGCTGGGCCAGTCGCGCCATTATCTGCGCCAGCGCGGCATCACGCCGATGAGCTATGCCGATACGGCAGGCGCGGCGGCCTATGTGAAAGAAATGAACGATCCCGAGGCGGCGGCCATCGCGCCCCCGCTGGCGGCCGAACTCTACGGTCTCGACATCATCGAGAACAATGTCGAGGATGCGCCCGACAACACCACGCGTTTTGTGGTGCTGGCCCGCGCCCCGCTCGATCCGGCGAGTCTCAAGGGGCAGGTGGCGATGACCACCATGATCTTCGAGGTGCGCAACATCCCCGCCGCGCTCTACAAGGCGCTGGGTGGTTTCGCGACCAATGGCGTCAACATGACCAAGCTGGAAAGCTATCAGAAGGGCGCCAGCTTCTCGGCCACCATGTTCTATGCCGATATTGTCGGCGCGCCGGGCGAGACAGGTGTGGATCATGCGCTGGAAGAACTGGCCTTCCACTGCAAGGAACTGCGCATTCTGGGTACTTACGCTCAGGCCCGAGAGCGCGGCTGA